One genomic window of Streptomyces sp. NBC_01276 includes the following:
- a CDS encoding alkene reductase, with protein sequence MTSAFEPVRIPGVTLSNRIALAPMTRSRAGEGGVATALVTEYYTQRASAGLLISEGIQPSAVGQGYPFTPGLHSAEQVAAWREVTDSVHAAGGRIFAQLMHSGRIGHPSLLPDGLVPVAPSALAPRGQLFTGDGMKDFVTPHELTGAEVRETVAAYAQAARNAVEAGFDGVELHGANGYLIHQFLAPGSNRRTDEWGGPVENRIRFAVEVVRAVAAAIGAERTALRVSPGNTYNDISEPDPQPTYEALVKELDGLGLAYLHVLEHGPEARETTLVLRKQFTGPLVLNPATEGPTDHRALTLIEDGTADLLAFGALFLANPDLPERLRTEGPYNTPDPSTFFGGDARGYTDYPAR encoded by the coding sequence ATGACCAGCGCGTTCGAACCGGTCCGTATTCCCGGCGTCACCCTGTCCAACCGGATCGCCCTGGCCCCCATGACGCGCAGCCGCGCGGGCGAGGGTGGCGTCGCGACGGCCCTCGTCACCGAGTACTACACCCAGCGCGCCTCCGCCGGCCTGCTCATCAGCGAGGGCATCCAGCCTTCCGCCGTCGGGCAGGGCTACCCGTTCACCCCGGGGCTGCACAGCGCCGAGCAGGTGGCGGCCTGGCGCGAGGTCACCGATTCCGTGCACGCGGCCGGTGGCCGGATCTTCGCCCAGCTGATGCACTCCGGCCGGATCGGCCACCCGTCGCTGCTGCCCGACGGCCTCGTACCCGTGGCCCCGTCCGCACTGGCCCCCCGGGGACAGCTGTTCACCGGCGACGGCATGAAGGACTTCGTGACCCCGCACGAGCTGACCGGGGCCGAGGTGCGGGAAACCGTCGCCGCCTACGCCCAGGCGGCCCGCAACGCGGTGGAGGCCGGCTTCGACGGGGTGGAGCTGCACGGGGCCAACGGTTACCTGATCCACCAGTTCCTCGCCCCCGGCTCGAACCGGCGCACCGACGAGTGGGGCGGCCCGGTGGAGAACCGGATCCGCTTCGCGGTGGAGGTGGTCCGGGCGGTGGCCGCCGCGATCGGCGCCGAACGCACCGCCCTGCGCGTGTCGCCCGGGAACACGTACAACGACATCTCCGAGCCCGACCCGCAGCCGACGTACGAGGCGCTGGTCAAGGAGCTCGACGGGCTCGGCCTCGCCTACCTCCACGTCCTGGAGCACGGCCCCGAGGCCCGGGAAACCACCCTCGTGCTGCGCAAGCAGTTCACCGGCCCGCTCGTGCTGAACCCGGCGACCGAAGGCCCCACCGATCACCGGGCCCTCACCCTGATCGAGGACGGCACCGCCGACCTGCTCGCCTTCGGCGCCCTCTTCCTGGCCAACCCCGACCTGCCCGAGCGCCTGCGCACCGAAGGCCCGTACAACACGCCGGACC
- a CDS encoding MarR family winged helix-turn-helix transcriptional regulator, giving the protein MCVVEAPVENGLCARIRRSEQALMAHHESVLRAYGLTMTQYTVLLVLAREDGMSGAQLSRACGVTQQTMSSVLTNMEAKGLIRRETSPVHAKVQIATPTDAGRDLLDRAYGEVAVLERALAEAFTPAEHASLCELLERATAVLVRQTRSA; this is encoded by the coding sequence ATGTGTGTGGTGGAAGCCCCGGTCGAGAACGGTCTCTGCGCCCGGATCAGGCGCTCGGAGCAGGCGCTGATGGCGCATCACGAGTCGGTGCTGCGCGCCTACGGGCTGACCATGACGCAGTACACCGTGCTGTTGGTCCTGGCGCGCGAGGACGGCATGTCCGGCGCTCAGCTGTCGCGGGCGTGCGGCGTCACGCAGCAGACCATGAGCAGCGTGCTGACGAACATGGAGGCCAAGGGTCTGATCCGCCGCGAGACGTCACCCGTCCACGCCAAGGTGCAGATCGCCACCCCGACCGATGCCGGACGGGACCTGCTGGACCGCGCCTACGGAGAGGTGGCCGTCCTGGAGCGCGCGCTCGCCGAGGCCTTCACGCCCGCCGAACACGCTTCCCTGTGCGAACTCCTGGAGCGCGCCACCGCCGTCCTCGTCCGGCAGACCCGTTCCGCCTAG
- a CDS encoding zinc-binding alcohol dehydrogenase family protein: MKAVVLDTDDRYRVTEVDTPVPGPGQVAIRVAYAGIQWGDAMVRDGRFAVPRPFVPGFEASGRVVAVGAGVDTGRVGEAVTALTTSGAHAEVVLAPAALALGVGDLPLRTAAGLGWGAPTAYDLVNTVGRVRPGDSVLIHAAAGSVGTLAAQFARLAGARRVVGVVGTAERARYAARFGYDELLLRKDFPSGLGDEGPDVILDPVGGPTRAAGLERLAAHGRLVAYGNLTAHEAVAVDADALLMEGKSLLTYNSNLLARTHPERLADSARRALDLVADGTVRVDITAEYALGDLALAVRGLAEGTAPGKSVLRVAEDADGE; encoded by the coding sequence ATGAAGGCCGTCGTTCTCGATACCGATGACCGCTACCGGGTCACCGAGGTCGATACGCCCGTTCCGGGCCCCGGACAGGTCGCGATCCGTGTCGCCTACGCCGGGATCCAGTGGGGTGACGCCATGGTCCGGGACGGCCGCTTCGCCGTACCGCGCCCCTTCGTCCCGGGGTTCGAGGCATCCGGACGCGTCGTCGCGGTCGGCGCCGGCGTCGACACGGGCCGCGTCGGCGAGGCCGTCACCGCGCTGACGACCTCGGGCGCCCACGCCGAGGTCGTCCTGGCGCCCGCCGCGCTCGCGCTGGGCGTCGGCGACCTGCCGCTCAGGACGGCAGCGGGGCTCGGCTGGGGTGCGCCGACCGCCTACGACCTGGTCAACACCGTCGGGCGGGTGCGGCCGGGAGACAGCGTGCTGATCCATGCCGCCGCCGGCTCCGTCGGCACGCTCGCGGCCCAGTTCGCCCGGCTGGCCGGGGCGCGCCGTGTCGTCGGTGTGGTCGGCACCGCCGAAAGGGCCCGGTACGCCGCGCGGTTCGGGTACGACGAGCTGCTGCTCCGCAAGGACTTCCCGTCCGGACTCGGCGACGAGGGGCCCGACGTCATCCTCGACCCGGTCGGCGGCCCGACCCGTGCCGCCGGCCTTGAGCGGCTGGCGGCACACGGCCGCCTGGTGGCCTACGGGAATCTCACCGCGCACGAAGCGGTCGCCGTGGACGCCGACGCCCTCCTCATGGAGGGCAAGTCGCTGCTGACGTACAACAGCAACCTGCTCGCCCGGACGCACCCCGAGCGGCTCGCCGACAGCGCCCGCCGCGCACTCGACCTCGTCGCCGACGGCACGGTCCGCGTGGACATCACGGCCGAGTACGCCCTCGGCGACCTCGCCCTGGCCGTGCGGGGCCTGGCCGAGGGGACCGCTCCCGGCAAGTCCGTCCTCCGCGTCGCCGAGGACGCCGATGGGGAGTGA
- a CDS encoding MarR family winged helix-turn-helix transcriptional regulator: MTAEPVQEPRTAPGCVAVPSAVLDGPVSHAISRVSRLHRIAAGRVLRELGLHPGQEFLMMHLWDSGAVRQSELIKAVGLDPSTVTKMLQRLEHAGHVRRRPDPSDRRASLVEATEASCGLLVEVRRAWGELEGQTLEGLDATERAELTRLLGKVEAALWTELTRGGDAGCGAASKASDPCP; encoded by the coding sequence ATGACTGCGGAACCCGTTCAGGAGCCGCGCACCGCGCCGGGGTGCGTGGCGGTGCCCAGTGCCGTGCTGGACGGGCCGGTGAGTCACGCGATCAGCCGGGTCTCCCGCCTGCACCGGATCGCGGCGGGCCGGGTCCTGCGCGAACTGGGGCTTCACCCCGGGCAGGAATTCCTGATGATGCACCTCTGGGACAGCGGTGCGGTGCGCCAGTCCGAGCTGATCAAAGCGGTGGGCCTCGACCCCTCCACGGTGACCAAGATGCTCCAGCGCCTGGAGCACGCCGGCCATGTGCGCCGCCGCCCCGACCCGTCCGACCGGCGGGCCTCACTGGTGGAGGCGACGGAGGCCAGTTGCGGCCTGCTGGTCGAGGTCCGCAGGGCCTGGGGCGAGCTGGAAGGCCAGACCCTGGAGGGCCTGGACGCCACCGAGCGGGCCGAACTGACCCGCCTCCTGGGCAAGGTCGAGGCCGCGTTGTGGACGGAGCTCACCCGCGGAGGCGATGCGGGCTGCGGCGCCGCGTCCAAGGCGTCGGATCCCTGCCCGTGA